Within Anopheles nili chromosome 3, idAnoNiliSN_F5_01, whole genome shotgun sequence, the genomic segment CTTTCACAGCCTGCCACCATTGACTCGACTAGCTTGACTACCGACCAGTTGTCCCGTTCTTTCATGTCATCTCTCGCCCTTTCGCCACTCACCACTATATCGCAATGATCAGCTAACGTGACGTCAGGAATGTGCATTGCGGTTTGTACCAGCTtaaacacgcacgcaaactttttctttttttgttcgcgcgcttttactttttccaataataaaaaatggaGAGAATTGTTGTTCGCGCCGGTTTCGCTAAAATTCTCAACAACAAGCCACTGACGGCGAAGTGGAAACGCCATTAAAAAAGTGTACGCTTACGTGACCATCGGTTTGTGCAGTGCGCGAGTAAGGATTTATTGCAAATATCCCAGCTGGGAAGCTACACCGTATAGCGCGGAGGGGTAAACACCTCGAAAGACGCGCAATTCCTGTACCTCGCCCTTCCGTTGCCGGCAAGGGGTGTTCGTACGGGTCCTCGCATCCTCATctcctccacccacccacccaagaGTCTCCAGCTAGAGAAACGCACCCATCACGGCTTTTGGGTAGACTTCATGAGTTTCTGTAGCTCAAGCAGCATTCGaacggcagcagcggcagcagaaGCATTAGCGAGAACCACCTAAAATCTAGTTGCATCAGCGTGACGGACCAGCGGGAATTTCGGCGTCAAGTGCAAGGCCTTTCGCGTTCTGGGGGATCCGTCATCTAGGCGCACCCTGCCTTCCCTTCGTTGGTGCGTAAACTCAAACTCTTGCTGGGAAAAATACCAACACACGGCATTAGTTCTGGAGGAAACGATCAGAGGTGGTACGTAGTTTGTGCCTAGAATCCGTTTGCATGCCAGCTCCGTGAATATTTCGTAAACCTGCTTACGAAAAGTGCTTTGGTGGTTGACCTGTTTTTGATTTGTGGTGTTGCTGTAATTTAGTCGGCAACGTGCGCGTATCTAACGGCTACAAACGTTGCAAGGATAGTTCACGATCGAAGGAATCTGGTTGGACGATCGGTGAGCAGAAAAGATCGACAAGGACCATCTATCCACCTGCCGGTAAAACGATTCCGTTTTAGAAGTGAAGTGAAGCAAAAGGATCTCCAGGTGATCTGCCAGGCCAGCAGAGAGAAAGACACAGAGAGACAACTACGTTAAGGGTTTcggacgtgcgtgtgtgtgttcgggtAGCTTCACGATGACTACGACCGAGGAAACGTCACCCGGATCCGAGCTGGTTGCTATGAGGGAAATATATCGGGAAATCTGCCGTGCCCTCAACATTGATGCCGACacggaaaagcgctcgtggCAGTCGTACGAGAAAGCACGCAATCAGTTCGATTTGACGGTAGGTGGCTCTTTAATATTCCTGCTTCCAGACATTTAACTATTCCCCACAATTTCCACCCATTCCGTATGAATACGTCAGAGGAGGCTTAGGAATTTTCCTCACTGTATATAAAATCGTTTCATCGTTGTTTAAGCCGGTTGGTTGCTTCGTGATTAGCAGCAACAATTGGTTCGACCAACCGGACGCGTTACATTTAGCTCCGATTTAAATTGCACCCCAGACCAGCCTGGCCCAAAAGGGGAGAAGTATTCCCTTGTTGTCATGCTCTGTACCCGATATCTTAATTTCCAGCCCTCCTATTCAACTGCTGCCAAAAATAACTCGCAACTGTTCCATGAAAATCGATGCCCTTTTATCGGTCTAACTTTCCCGTCGCGAGGGAACCGTTTCGTCTGTGAATGCACCCGGCGCTTTAGTCGTTAGGAAGAAGTTAGGAAGAGTTTTCTACGTGACCCGTAACACATAGTACGGCTCGCGATTTTCGGTGCGAATCATCAACCTCGGGGGTCtacgtgtggttgtgtgtgtgtttgactGGCCAATCAATCGTAGTGGCAAATGCATGAGTTGCAGCTAGTTGCATCAAACCTATCGTCTTGGATCGAGAGAAGGAAATGCAGCACGTACGTTCCTGCGTATGCACCACTATGCGCATACGGATCGCGAATAGATAAATCTCGTGCACACATACCCACCTCCCTCATGCGCGTGCACACGTGCACATTTCTCTCGGAGTTTCGGAAGAGTTTCGGAAGTTTGAGTAATATTATGTTGAAAaagtccccccccccccccctttttatTGTAAAGGCAAATAGGCAAATTGTTGAGACATTTGTATCTCGCGGTAAATATGTTGAATTAATGAAATATGATCGCTTGAATAGTAATTACCAAAAGCTTGTGTTCTTCCCTTGCTGGTTTCGTAAGCAAGCAGCAAGTCCGAAAACGCAGGCGAATTGCTGCAGTCCTGCTCGAACGGAATTGTAATGATCGTCGCATGTTCTCGTCgactttctcgctctcgcgttCTATCTCTTTTATTGCCCGTGATGTTGCACTATTAATAATTGGCTAGCATTTCGTCTactttttccgtttcgtatGTTGGGCTTCGTTGTGCCGGAATGTGCCGCGAAAATTCTGCTGGAACTTGGCACAGAAACCGGGAATaacaaccaaaaacaaaagtgcGCTCTTCTTTGTGCCACTGTTATGCACGCAGGAGAGTACTTTGCGCACTCAAGCGAAACTCGCGAAAAATAGGCTGTCGGTCGATCCGGTCGGTCGTTGTTTCATAGTCGTTTGCGATCCGGCACCGGTTGAGAAAATTAGTATTCTTCCGATCGACAGGGACAAGCGCGAGAGCGAAATGATGAAAGACGACACGGAAAACCAGGAAGTCTTCAAAAGTCGTGTCAATATCATGACATCGCTGTCATGGCAACGTGCCTAATGAGATTTATATGGTTTGGCTCAAATGTGTCGCTGCCTACTTTACTCGAGCTTTGACGAGGAGATATCGGGGAAATTGAAGATTACAGCCTGCAAGCTTGTAGTATTTTGATGAAGCTCATGAGATATAGGAAACGTATTTACAACGTTGATTGCTGCTAGAACTGAATGAACTTTCCTGGAAACGCAAACGCGCGATATGGGAAAACGACCACATGCGCGTTCGTCTACCCTATCTttcttaattattttttttcagtcactcgacgcgcgcgcgcgccaaacGTTTGGTGCGCGGTTTTTTGCGATTGAGTAAACGAGCTTACTAATGCCAAGCGCTACTTTACGTGGTGCGTAATTCTACATTTTGCACCAAGCTAGCGTAagtgtgcgcgcgtgagagagagcTTGAGAAATGAGAGTATCATATTTCGTCACACAAAATTCGATGCAGTTCAAAACGGCGGCATTATTTGGCCTCGCGCTTGTATGCACCCAACAGCTGGTGGTAACGCCGTTGCGCTCTTGAATATTGGAGGGAAACTATTCCTGCACTGGCGCCGGTCTGTCGGCGAGTGGCTGGCGGAAGGATGTCGAAAAAGGACCACAAACCAGAGAAAGGCAATGTTCTTCTCCTTGCTTTTCTCTTCATCTTCTTGCATTTATCGTACGAcggtgttttcttcttctgcttgctGTATTGTACGCACTGCGAAGGGGCGCTCTCTGTTGGCGTTATGTGCACCAACCAGCTGATCCCGTCAGGATGGCTCTTTAAACATGTGCGTATGTCTGGCGTAAGGGGTGCAGAAGTTTTaggggttttttattttgctcgatGGTGTAGAACACGggcaatatttgttttttaaaggTCACACGGTAGCTCAAGTGCACAGGGGCGAAATGTGTGTTTCCCGATAGCAAAATGGTGCGTTTCCTACTGtattaatttttccatttcttatATACAGTTTTTTTGTCGTACACTATCCGGGAAGGAATCAGTCACAAAACGTAGACACTAGAGGTGTACGATCGTTCACATTTAGCTTCCATTTTGATTCCTTTATTCATTAGAACCCGACCAAGGGGTGAAAAAATTGGGTAAAGGCCGTGGGAGGGGTGCAATTATGCACCGGCTAGTTGTTATCACTGTTCAATCTAATTGCCTCAGGCTATGATGTCACTCTGTTCCTTTGTATGGCTTATTCTTTGGGCGCTTATTTGTGAAACACGAATgttacacaaacacacggttGTAATGAAGCGTTATtcgcatttaaaaaaaactgtgccaAAAGGGCTCCAAGCCGGAGTACAAAGGGAAGACGTAACGATCAAGGGTTacgcaaacaaaagaaataagAGAAGCCGCCGTATCAATGACTGAGAGAGAAttagaaagaaagagagagagagagagattgtaGAGTGCCAAACAGCTTAATTCATAAATTTGATTCATAAATAAGCATGCATGTCGCCGTACTCGGTTTAGAAGGaagtaattaaataaaaaataagacCCCGCTAGAAGCTATCCCTTGACccttttgttcttttattttattttattttttttattgtcttcAAGTGTGTACAAAACAACACCCTTCTACCATATCTGTAAATTATGATGCAATTTAGGCTTTAGTTTACCTTGTGCGTTTTTACtaatcgttgtttttttatctcttgtTCAGGGAGAACCCAAACACTGGATGTGCTGTGCATTGTACGTGGCCTGCCTCCAGGATATGCCGGTCGTGGGTCATCCGGATCACTACATCCAGGGCAATGGCGTGAATATCTCAAATCTGCTATCGCAGTGCAACGTGAGGTAAGGGTCTGCGTTTGCGTGGAATTCATTCGACAAAATGTGTGACGATtacttttccctcccatttcCCCCTCAGCATCCAGGAATTTTTCTCTAAGATGAAGCAATGGTCCGGGATCCGATCGCTCCCTACCCGGCTGCAGACGGCAGTTGACAATCTGCACCACGAGTTCTCGGTCTCCATTGCGGCGTACACCGCGTTCAGCGAGGACTTTCCGCGCATCTTCAACGAGACCAACATAACGCCGGACGAACCGAAGCGCAACAAGAAATCCAAACCAAACCCGTGCTCGTATAAAAAGCTGCGCGAGTTCAGTTGGTTGCTGTTCCTGAACGTGAAGGAACCGCACAAGGAACAGCGCCACGATATCACCACCGCTATGGATCTGTCCGTGTGTGTGATGGACCTGGTCTATCGCAACGTCGTCGGGGACGGTCGAATGGACCTTATCAATGCGAACGTGTTAACGGAGGGCGGTGGAAATGCGGTCGATGGGACGACAGCGGCCGCTGCCGAGGCCGCTCTGTTGAATTTTAACGTGCGTGATCTGCTATGCAATGAGTATCCCACCACGATCGAGAGCGTGGCCGAAACGTGCAACGCCATGTTTCTGCCCACGCTGGCAGCGATGTTCGAGACAAAGGATCTGCGCGGATGCCGTGTCCGAGGGGCCGAAGATATGAAGCAGTTTACGGGACTGGTATCGCTGGCTAATTTTGAAGATAACCTAAAATCTCTGAACCGCCGGTACGAACGATCGATCCTGCGATGCGGCATGCTTGATGAGCGTATTGCGCTCAGTTCGCGAGTACCCCCGACAAGTCTGCGCCAGCGCTGGAGAGTCCACAACGATGGGTATCCGAAGACTCCGCTCAGCATCAAGTCGCGAGGAACCGGATTCGGCACCAGGCACCACGATGGCACCCCGGGAACTCGGGGCTTTGTCACGCCGGATCAGACCGGGGTCGCTAGTTTCATCGTGCGTGGTACATACAGCCAGCTAATGAAGAAGATCCAGTGCCACGAACCGGGCAAACCGCGCGGCCCGTTCCTCGATTTGATGAGCAACTGTACACCGAGCCCGGTGGCGATGGTGCTCGAGAATGTCAGCCAAGTGCGGCAGCGATTCGTGATGAAACTGACCAAGCAGGAGGGTTGGAATCCGCGTACGGCCGAGAGCCGGTTTGATTGGGTCGAGGCGATGTACCAcctgctggtggaaaacatcATCCCGTGGGAGCTGAAAAAGCACCCGACAAAGCCCGTCTCGAAGATGATCTTCGACATGTGCTCGAACAGCCGTTTCAACGAGACGATAATGGTGTGCGCGGCTGAGATCATCTTCTTCCTGCGCCAGGAGCAGCACAACTTCCCCTGGATACTGACCGTGTTCGGTATGGAACCGTTCCACTTCTACCAGATTATTGAGGTGACGGTGGACGCTAACAGTGACATTCTGACGACGGAGATCGTGAACCATCTGCGGCGGGTACGACGGGAGAGAGAGGCTCTTACGGTGCGGTAGAATaattgtgtccttttttctgtttctgcAGGTCGAGGAACAAATCGTCGATTCGCTTTGCTGGAAGAGCTCATCGGTGCTGTGGGAAACCATGGAGAAGGATAAATATCAAATACCAGCGTGCAGGGACGTTGAGGTACGGAATGATATCGCGGGTATAACGCCTCTGAGAGGTGACCCCCCAATGAACCACCCGAACGGTACTAGAGGTAAGTTTCACGTAACCCGCAGCGTAAAGCGTAAATTCGCCGGAGTGTTGCGTTGATGGTCGGTCTTTCTGGAACCGAAGCAACTATGAAATGTAAAACTGTAACCCCATTACTCTTCTGCTCGTCCAGGCGGTAGCACGATGGCACTAGCCACAGGTTCTACATCTGCCGCAAGCACATCGACTGCCTCCGGCCGTCCGGTTCCGCATCCGGATTCGGCCAAGAAAAAGCTCTTCATTGATCCTCCTGTGACGCCCTCGAAACAGGCCCCATCGGCCGCTCCTTCCACGGTGGCAGCTGTGGCGGTGCATTCCGCGACACAATCATCGTCTTCCAGTGCCACTGGGACTGGGTCGACTAGCGGCTCATCTTCGTCGTCCATGTCTGCAACAGCCGCATCGAAGGTGGCAAATGCGCCAGGTTTGTGCTCACGCACTCAAATCTCGTGTCGTGATTCACAATCCCCATTCCCGGCCAACTTTTTCCCATGCATTCTTTTGCTTGCATCTCTCTGACTGTGACATTTAGCGGAACTTTCGATAACAATTTTCATGCATCATGTTAGGTTAAAGCTGCTTGATTTTGCATTTTACGTCCACCCTCCAGGTTCTATTTCATCCGCATCATCACTCCTCGATACTAAAATGGGATTCCAAAAATGTTAATGCTAAATTATGGCGAACTAACACTGCGCTTTTAGGAAGTCTAGTATACTTGCTTTTGCCTGCCTCTTTTCATGTTTGCATTAAACCCATTCATTAGGTTCAATGTCATGGGTTGTAATTGAAAAGTGCTCTAACATCTATCATATCTAATACGATGGCGTGCATAACATTATTAAATACCTGTTTGCATCGAAgttggcttcttcttctcaacCTTTGAGTTGAGATTATCATTATGATCTGGCTTCACAATTCGCTTTCTCCTCGCCATCCGAGCTAATCCTTGCCCTAACTCTTTTGGTCAACAATCTGTACAGGTAATTCCACCAACGGTTCCATCGGTGATCCTCCGTCGATCTCATCCTTCAGCTCACCCCAGCGTGACAGCAATGATCAGCCGTCGACCGAAACGAAGCGGCTgaactttttctttcgcaaagtATGAGTTCCAGCTACGTGTTTTGAAAGGAGAACTATTGATAACATTTTCCAATGCTTCGCAGATGTACCACGTTGCGTACTCCAGGTTGTGCAATTTGTGCCAAGATCTTGGCATCGACTCCGACGTCATCCACAAGCTTATCTGGACGATCTTCGAGTACACGATCACGAAAGGATCCAAGAAATTGATGCGCGATCGGCACATCGATCAGCTGCTCATGTGTGCCATCTTCGTGACGGTGCGCATCAAGAAGTTGCCGAACACGTTCAAGCAGATCATGCACTGCTACCACAGCCAACCGCAGGCGAACAGCTCCATCTATCGGAGCGTGTTCATACGCCACGAAAAGgaggagcagcaaaaatccGCTGGCGCTGGCGAGGAGAACAACGGTACCAACGGTGCAGAAGCGAACCCACCATCCGGTGATCGACCGAATGGTGACCAGCGGGTTGCGGTAACGGAGATGGTCGGTACGTCAGTCCAGTACGATCGCGAGGTGTACGGAGACATCATCAAATTCTACAACGACATCTACGTTGTGATTGTGCACGAGTTCGCCATGCAGTATTACAACACCGATGTGGTAAGTGGCTTGGGTAGTGTGATAAGCGTAGGTTTTGGAATTTCGCGGGATTGTCCTGACACTCAGtgttctgattttttttctcctattcCCGCTTACAGTCGCAGGAGTCGCTGTTCCTGTCACCGACTCCCAAGTCACAGCTGCGAAACATTCAAAAATCTCCCCGGCAGATCAGCTCTAACATCAATTTGTTCGTGTCGACCACCAACAAGATCAGCTCGCTTCCGGACTCACCAATTGTTAAAACCATCACGTTTCAAGCAAGCCCCGGCCAGAGTCCCACCGTACGTCGTACCATTCCACTGTTCAACATTTGTGCTAGTTGGTTaacattttctctcaattcttttcttttcatgttATGTTCCGTCCGCCCGATCGTAGATTCACGATCGCAACACATCGCATATGACAAGGAAACGCGCACCAGACACGTGCGCTCGACGGTTGACCGAAACGGCTGAGTTAGAGCCCGGCCAGGCACCAAAATTACGCCGGCTTGGGAAAATTCACGAGGAGCGACGGCATCAGGATCACGAATCTTCGGAGAACGAGGAAATGGTGGATCATTCCGCATAATTTTCGCGCTCCGAAGACGCTGTACCTCATTCCTCCTTATTCCTACTATAAGTCATACATCTTCCAACCATTCGATAGCATTTTTTTCAGCATGCGTTGTAGGCCAGTTGTCCTTCAACACTATAGTAAAGTGTTTTAGAAGTGGGCGCACAGTGGCCGCATATCCATGCAGGACTATGTTGCTTATCGAATGTTGATTTCGATTGTTTTACGCAGCGTGCAATTTCGTGCACGGGCTGCTTTggggattttatttgttttacaatTACGCTACCTTCCGCTACGACGGAATTTGGTAACAGGAAGGCACAGTAATAGTGGTTTTAACGAGATTTGGATGTATCGATTATTGTGCTCGACTATAGGCTTTCCTACTATTACGCATTATGATTTTCTTATCTTTTTTATTACGGGCGGCTAGTTGTTTACTTGTAAAGGACATATTGATTACGAAAACGAGGGGTTGAGCAAGCATTAGCTCATGTTTTAATActatttcttttaaattaacATAGAAGGGTAGTCACTTTGCTGAGATTACACATGGAACGGTGGTTGCTGTTTTACGTACTCGTAttgtttattcttctttttgtttttgttttctcagtACCGTGAGGCGTTAGGACATCCGGCGTTTGCACACCTTGCGGTTTTATGCTCGCACAGCCCATCCTCATCCGGTTCATTCCTTCTGGCGACAAGTTTTGGTGGATCTCAAAGTTCGGTGTCTTTCATTCGATTGTCCCAAGTAGAtcggtctctctttctctcattctcgaTCTCTCGGGGCGCCATTATTGTGATCTTTCCCTCCATCCCACCCCACTTACTGAACGCGTATCTCTTGTATGGGGTagtgttatttgttttcactcCTTTATTTCGTTGGTACAAATTGTGTTGCGTGTTATTTAAACGTGTGTTTTCACTCGTATCCTGTGGATAAGCGTGTGTATGAATGTGCGAAATGGCAGGGTTTGTTCGGCCCTGCCAGTCTTAGACTTTTAGTAGCAAATTTTTAGTAGCTCTTAAACAcgcgagagagaagaaaagaatatGTCCCCTTAGTGCttaatgattatttatttaacaacgggagagaaaaaacaacaataacaaaacacTACTTAGAACCGGGCATTACAACGTTTTCAGCTATATCGCATCACCAGAAAAGATTCGCTGCAATCTGTAATTTTTTGCAATTACGTTTCGGTGAGTCAGCTTGCTGACTGGTGGGCGATCGAGCAAAAATGATGCCCGGTAGCATATTCCACCGCTAGGATTATAAAAATCTGTATGAAGATATCCGTACTTGCGACAACTAGGGAAAGGGTTGCCCGCGGTCAGGCGAATCTTGTTCCCCGGCCCAGTGGGTCACTGGCTAGACGATTCTGCGGCACACTCTGCGGGCCAGAAGCCGTCTGGCGTAGAGCATAGTTTAACACCACGAACTCGTACGTTATTTTGGCGCGAAACGGCGGTAGCTAAACCGCTTGATTCGACGGCATTGGCGTATTTGTTCCACCAACTATTTACACCCTTAATTTTGATTTACATGGAATCGGattggagcaaaaaaatacatttcataTCGAAAACAGATGAATTCAGTAGGATGAGAATGTGGCATAAGGTGTGCAATCGACGAATGGTGTTACGGACACAGTGTGTTCCGGCGTGGAGGACGTCTGGATCGATCtttcgaacggaacggaagtgcCTTTCTTTATCGATGAATTGTCTCGCTACTGGCGTTAGTTACCACAGGGCCCTCGCCGGGTTTTGATTTTGACTATTTGGTCAATCAGATCTCCCTGTAACATAGCGAAACGCGGTGTTAATGGCCGCATCGCTTCCTGATCTCTTGATCGAATTCATCGACACAAATGTTAGATCCGTCGCAAATCTTTCCCTGCGTTCCACCCCGGATAGTTTTCGCTCACGGCACTGTGATTAAAACTACTGGTAGGCAACTACTATAAGGATAGAGAGTGCATTACGTTAAGGTGAAGCTTTCCCTCACCACATGATGTCACTAACGATATCTTGCCCGCTTTGCACATGTTCAGCAAGGTTAtgtatcatcatcattattattatcattaccATAATCTGCGTATCAGTGTAAAACAATATGTTTTCATGTGGGAGGAAACTTTGATCCTCCCgctattaaattttaatttgtacTGCATTAACCAACACTAATTGTgatttaaaatgtgtttttttctatttttattttattgtatgTTTTTAAATCTATATAATCcttcccagcagcagcaacaacatcagcgGGAACTATATCTTTCTTTCCGCCGTTTATTTTCGACTCTGGTTAGTTATAGGCTTTTCTTTTGAAACCAATTGTAATAGCCATTTAGGAACGTTGTAGGTTTACGAGTATAAATATATTAATCGCACGCATAATAGTGGCTGTTTTAAACATGTCTGCATTGAGAACAGTATGAACCATTCCTTTCGATCCGATCCGATTTGCTCAGGATGAATGTAAGACAATATATCGATTGTGCCGTTGCAAATCGTGGATGAAATGTATCCATTATGGTAAGCTGATAGCACACAGTGCAGTGCAGCGAAATCACAAGGACACGCGTTTCTGGGATAAGATCATGATCCCGCAGAAAAGGAACGATCAACTGCGgctggtgttttgtttgcatctgGTATTTTCTTTCTGTCTACGACAACGGCATATTGTGTACAAGCACACAGTTCGAAACGCGTGCCGATTAGAACATAGCGCTTTGTATGAGCAAATGTTTACCGAACCATAAACAACCCGATGCGAAGAGGAAGCTGCTGCACACGAGTCGAAGTACCTTTGCCTGAAACCTTACTAAAGGAACTCGAAccaagcgaacaaacaaacatacaacTCCCAGAGGAAAGGGGATCGTGTGAGCTTTCGCGCTGCTGATGGCTCCCGATTGGCGCGATTCCCTTCCAACTGGGAGCGACTTTCATATGCGGTCCTGCGTGCATTCGTTCCGCATAATTACCGGGCGACCGTCGGGCTCCTTATGGTGAGTCACAGCGGTTGGCGAGACGTCCTGTGCGTAAACCAGCGATGACGAAATGCCGGTCATTCTTGCAACCAACCGACACGGGAATCCAAACTGTTATATGAAGTGCAGTAAATCATTGCACCCACCGCTGCACTTTGCGTTTGGTGAGGGACTGGAAGGGACACCGAGACGACCACGGCGGGGTTCATTTCTAAAGTACAAAAGCATGTAGCGGGTGTGGTgaagttttttcttctactttgTTTGTTCTACTTTTTACATTCCTTAATTCAAGTTTCTTTCCGTTTCCAGAGCATGCCCCATCGTTTCGCCGGCATCGACGGAGTTGCATTTCCGGTCGCTCGTAGCGGAAACGGGCGGAAGATTGCATTGGATGGAAACCGGGATAGCCTCACGTGCGACATGTGTCGGTCGGTTGGGCTGAGTGGAAATTGGAATTCCAGCAAGATAAGACA encodes:
- the LOC128725044 gene encoding retinoblastoma family protein-like; translation: MTTTEETSPGSELVAMREIYREICRALNIDADTEKRSWQSYEKARNQFDLTGEPKHWMCCALYVACLQDMPVVGHPDHYIQGNGVNISNLLSQCNVSIQEFFSKMKQWSGIRSLPTRLQTAVDNLHHEFSVSIAAYTAFSEDFPRIFNETNITPDEPKRNKKSKPNPCSYKKLREFSWLLFLNVKEPHKEQRHDITTAMDLSVCVMDLVYRNVVGDGRMDLINANVLTEGGGNAVDGTTAAAAEAALLNFNVRDLLCNEYPTTIESVAETCNAMFLPTLAAMFETKDLRGCRVRGAEDMKQFTGLVSLANFEDNLKSLNRRYERSILRCGMLDERIALSSRVPPTSLRQRWRVHNDGYPKTPLSIKSRGTGFGTRHHDGTPGTRGFVTPDQTGVASFIVRGTYSQLMKKIQCHEPGKPRGPFLDLMSNCTPSPVAMVLENVSQVRQRFVMKLTKQEGWNPRTAESRFDWVEAMYHLLVENIIPWELKKHPTKPVSKMIFDMCSNSRFNETIMVCAAEIIFFLRQEQHNFPWILTVFGMEPFHFYQIIEVTVDANSDILTTEIVNHLRRVEEQIVDSLCWKSSSVLWETMEKDKYQIPACRDVEVRNDIAGITPLRGDPPMNHPNGTRGGSTMALATGSTSAASTSTASGRPVPHPDSAKKKLFIDPPVTPSKQAPSAAPSTVAAVAVHSATQSSSSSATGTGSTSGSSSSSMSATAASKVANAPGNSTNGSIGDPPSISSFSSPQRDSNDQPSTETKRLNFFFRKMYHVAYSRLCNLCQDLGIDSDVIHKLIWTIFEYTITKGSKKLMRDRHIDQLLMCAIFVTVRIKKLPNTFKQIMHCYHSQPQANSSIYRSVFIRHEKEEQQKSAGAGEENNGTNGAEANPPSGDRPNGDQRVAVTEMVGTSVQYDREVYGDIIKFYNDIYVVIVHEFAMQYYNTDVSQESLFLSPTPKSQLRNIQKSPRQISSNINLFVSTTNKISSLPDSPIVKTITFQASPGQSPTIHDRNTSHMTRKRAPDTCARRLTETAELEPGQAPKLRRLGKIHEERRHQDHESSENEEMVDHSA